A stretch of the Nicotiana tabacum cultivar K326 chromosome 6, ASM71507v2, whole genome shotgun sequence genome encodes the following:
- the LOC107789253 gene encoding uncharacterized protein LOC107789253 isoform X3 — protein MESSAAAGVAAARGVSLPVSSSSAQASRKEWRAVSEQSLRNSSSEEMDRSRLGQSDERLIYEVQQGREPIDVDFCSITIDGSSGNDILQRLHTVVKEKEELQQLEIELRAQLIARSEIMEIRNSFDAQMKEHANTNAKFQEQIHERDQKIYELERRMEEKERELHAIRLDNEAAWAKEDLLREQSKELQTYRRERDSTEAERAQHIKQIHELQEHFQEKERQFMELQEQNRIAQETILFKDEQIREAQAWITRVQEVDALQQAELRERAEQYNQLWLGCQRQFGEMERMHMHMQQLQLELAEARGGTYSDGSQVSKLNSKDASHLGQSNGSQLNASGSSTPGENTIGLQNGNVENGPSFTSTGNVSTQSDQVHGMAVAPTSLLGMTTYLPPGQITALHPYVMHQQGIPPPLPSHVPQSHVGQFHSVPVVSSLQHWPNQQAVTEGSQISSHNQYSLQPQSTLPGSDSQGSDSQYDHEATVNGQTLCSDYGDGNMNQGSETQDPVVPASSEEEQSVDKNYLSSIQAQQTLHQISSQFNGALTLDSHEHDNETEVKNVNSSANYMLESQGLRMGEFSPNVDKSSAEIPYAANNSTESVTDTMSGAVLTETYVAGGQKNAYTVVRPGEVILLDEKALLACIVRTIPPGSGGRIRISSTLPNRLGKMLAPLHWHDYKKKYGKLDEFVSNHPELFVIDGDFIQLREGAQEIIAATAAAAKVAAAAAAPSSYSSLLPPIAVTPMPQNHRLKRVPSVEPASEKAIFKDYAVIRPANPNDNHQSQISNGASFNITGGISNVKILTKPRDQMELNASESRAASSVRLTSGNGTNADKNDMGSSQNKVSSHGRSGVNLVSKQGRNVGISSCSRR, from the exons ATGGAGTCCTCGGCAGCGGCTGGTGTCGCCGCCGCACGCGGCGTTTCTCTTCCTGTCTCCTCCTCGTCGGCTCAGGCTTCTCGCAAAGAGTGGCGTGCTGTCTCCGAGCAATCGCTTCGAAATTCCAGTAGCGAG GAAATGGACCGTTCTAGATTAGGTCAATCTGATGAGAGACTGATATACGAG GTGCAGCAAGGGAGAGAGCCGATTGACGTGGACTTCTGTTCAATTACTATTGATGGAAGTTCGGGCAATGATATTCTTCAGAGACTACATACTGtggtaaaagaaaaagaagagttgCAGCAACTTGAGATTGAACTACGGGCTCAGCTCATTGCAAGATCAGAGATTATGGAAATACGGAATAGTTTTGATGCTCAGATGAAAGAGCACGCCAATACCAATGCTAAGTTTCAG GAGCAAATACATGAAAGGGACCAGAAGATTTATGAGTTGGAGAGGAGGATGGAAGAGAAAGAAAGGGAACTGCATGCAATCAGACTGGACAATGAAGCG GCATGGGCAAAAGAGGATCTCCTTAGAGAACAAAGTAAAGAACTACAAACTTACAG GAGAGAGAGGGATAGCACTGAAGCCGAAAGAGCTCAGCATATTAAACAAATTCATGAACTCCAAGAGCATTTTCAAGAGAAGGAGCGCCAGTTCATGGAATTGCAGGAACAG AATAGGATAGCTCAGGAAACAATCCTTTTCAAAGATGAACAAATAAGGGAGGCCCAGGCTTGGATTACTCGTGTTCAAGAAGTCGATGCCTTGCAGCAAGCTGAATTACGGGAGCGCGCAGAGCAATATAACCAGCTTTGGCTTGGCTGTCAAAGACAG TTTGGTGAGATGGAGCGCATGCATATGCACATGCAGCAGCTCCAACTTGAATTGGCTGAGGCAAGAGGTGGAACTTACTCTGATGGTTCACAAGTCTCCAAACTGAATTCTAAAGATGCTAGTCATCTTGGGCAGAGCAATGGTAGCCAACTTAATGCTAGTGGAAGCAGTACACCTGGTGAAAATACGATAGGCCTGCAAAATGGAAATGTTGAAAATGGTCCATCTTTTACTTCAACTGGGAATGTGTCAACTCAG TCGGATCAAGTCCATGGTATGGCAGTTGCTCCTACGTCCTTGCTTGGGATGACAACCTACCTCCCACCAGGACAGATTACCGCTCTGCATCCATACGTAATGCATCAACAGGGGATTCCTCCTCCTTTACCATCACATGTTCCTCAATCTCATGTTGGGCAATTTCACTCAGTTCCGGTAGTGTCATCTCTTCAGCATTGGCCAAACCAACAG GCTGTAACAGAGGGTTCACAGATCTCTAGTCACAATCAGTACTCGTTGCAACCTCAATCAACCTTGCCAGGATCAGATTCCCAGGGATCAGATTCTCAGTATGATCACGAAGCAACTGTCAATGGCCAAACTCTTTGTTCTGATTACGGAGATGGCAATATGAACCAAGGAAGTGAAACTCAGGATCCAGTGGTTCCAGCTTCGAGTGAAGAGGAACAG TCTGTGGATAAGAATTACCTCTCCAGCATCCAGGCTCAGCAGACTCTGCATCAGATTTCTTCACAATTCAATGGTGCTTTAACATTGGATTCTCATGAACATGACAATGAGACAGAG GTGAAGAATGTCAACTCTTCAGCTAATTACATGTTAGAATCTCAAGGTTTAAGAATGGGGGAATTTAGTCCAAATGTCGATAAATCATCAGCCGAAATTCCATATGCTGCAAATAATTCAACTGAATCAGTGACAGATACCATGTCAGGCGCTGTATTAACTGAAACATATGTTGCTGGTGGACAGAAGAATGCATACACTGTTGTTAGACCAGGAGAGGTTATTCTCCTGGATGAAAAAGCATTGCTGGCTTGCATAGTCCGCACTATTCCACCTGGTTCTGGCGGTAGAATCAGGATTAGTTCTACG CTTCCTAATAGACTTGGTAAAATGCTTGCCCCATTGCACTGGCATGACTACAAAAAGAAGTATGGGAAACTTGATGAATTTGTTTCAAACCATCCTGAA TTATTTGTAATTGATGGAGACTTCATTCAACTTCGAGAAGGTGCTCAAGAAATTATAGCAGCCACAGCGGCTGCTGCTAAAGTGGCTGCTGCAGCTGCAGCACCATCGTCATACTCCTCTCTTTTGCCTCCTATTGCTGTCACCCCTATGCCTCAAAATCACCGTTTGAagagggtaccatcagttgaaccAGCATCTGAGAAGGCGATTTTCAAAGACTATGCTGTCATCAGACCAGCAAATCCTAATGATAACCATCAAAGTCAGATTTCTAATGGTGCCTCTTTCAACATTACTGGAGGCATCTCAAATGTTAAAATTTTGACAAAGCCTAGAGACCAGATGGAGCTAAACGCATCTGAATCGAGGGCTGCCTCATCTGTACGATTGACCAGCGGGAATGGAACCAATGCTGACAAAAATGACATGGGTAGCTCACAAAACAAGGTTTCATCTCATGGGAGGTCTGGTGTAAATTTAGTCAGTAAGCAGGGCAG GAATGTTGGGATTTCATCATGCTCTAGAAGATA A
- the LOC107789253 gene encoding uncharacterized protein LOC107789253 isoform X1: MESSAAAGVAAARGVSLPVSSSSAQASRKEWRAVSEQSLRNSSSEEMDRSRLGQSDERLIYEVQQGREPIDVDFCSITIDGSSGNDILQRLHTVVKEKEELQQLEIELRAQLIARSEIMEIRNSFDAQMKEHANTNAKFQEQIHERDQKIYELERRMEEKERELHAIRLDNEAAWAKEDLLREQSKELQTYRRERDSTEAERAQHIKQIHELQEHFQEKERQFMELQEQNRIAQETILFKDEQIREAQAWITRVQEVDALQQAELRERAEQYNQLWLGCQRQFGEMERMHMHMQQLQLELAEARGGTYSDGSQVSKLNSKDASHLGQSNGSQLNASGSSTPGENTIGLQNGNVENGPSFTSTGNVSTQSDQVHGMAVAPTSLLGMTTYLPPGQITALHPYVMHQQGIPPPLPSHVPQSHVGQFHSVPVVSSLQHWPNQQAVTEGSQISSHNQYSLQPQSTLPGSDSQGSDSQYDHEATVNGQTLCSDYGDGNMNQGSETQDPVVPASSEEEQELQSVDKNYLSSIQAQQTLHQISSQFNGALTLDSHEHDNETEVKNVNSSANYMLESQGLRMGEFSPNVDKSSAEIPYAANNSTESVTDTMSGAVLTETYVAGGQKNAYTVVRPGEVILLDEKALLACIVRTIPPGSGGRIRISSTLPNRLGKMLAPLHWHDYKKKYGKLDEFVSNHPELFVIDGDFIQLREGAQEIIAATAAAAKVAAAAAAPSSYSSLLPPIAVTPMPQNHRLKRVPSVEPASEKAIFKDYAVIRPANPNDNHQSQISNGASFNITGGISNVKILTKPRDQMELNASESRAASSVRLTSGNGTNADKNDMGSSQNKVSSHGRSGVNLVSKQGRNVGISSCSRR; encoded by the exons ATGGAGTCCTCGGCAGCGGCTGGTGTCGCCGCCGCACGCGGCGTTTCTCTTCCTGTCTCCTCCTCGTCGGCTCAGGCTTCTCGCAAAGAGTGGCGTGCTGTCTCCGAGCAATCGCTTCGAAATTCCAGTAGCGAG GAAATGGACCGTTCTAGATTAGGTCAATCTGATGAGAGACTGATATACGAG GTGCAGCAAGGGAGAGAGCCGATTGACGTGGACTTCTGTTCAATTACTATTGATGGAAGTTCGGGCAATGATATTCTTCAGAGACTACATACTGtggtaaaagaaaaagaagagttgCAGCAACTTGAGATTGAACTACGGGCTCAGCTCATTGCAAGATCAGAGATTATGGAAATACGGAATAGTTTTGATGCTCAGATGAAAGAGCACGCCAATACCAATGCTAAGTTTCAG GAGCAAATACATGAAAGGGACCAGAAGATTTATGAGTTGGAGAGGAGGATGGAAGAGAAAGAAAGGGAACTGCATGCAATCAGACTGGACAATGAAGCG GCATGGGCAAAAGAGGATCTCCTTAGAGAACAAAGTAAAGAACTACAAACTTACAG GAGAGAGAGGGATAGCACTGAAGCCGAAAGAGCTCAGCATATTAAACAAATTCATGAACTCCAAGAGCATTTTCAAGAGAAGGAGCGCCAGTTCATGGAATTGCAGGAACAG AATAGGATAGCTCAGGAAACAATCCTTTTCAAAGATGAACAAATAAGGGAGGCCCAGGCTTGGATTACTCGTGTTCAAGAAGTCGATGCCTTGCAGCAAGCTGAATTACGGGAGCGCGCAGAGCAATATAACCAGCTTTGGCTTGGCTGTCAAAGACAG TTTGGTGAGATGGAGCGCATGCATATGCACATGCAGCAGCTCCAACTTGAATTGGCTGAGGCAAGAGGTGGAACTTACTCTGATGGTTCACAAGTCTCCAAACTGAATTCTAAAGATGCTAGTCATCTTGGGCAGAGCAATGGTAGCCAACTTAATGCTAGTGGAAGCAGTACACCTGGTGAAAATACGATAGGCCTGCAAAATGGAAATGTTGAAAATGGTCCATCTTTTACTTCAACTGGGAATGTGTCAACTCAG TCGGATCAAGTCCATGGTATGGCAGTTGCTCCTACGTCCTTGCTTGGGATGACAACCTACCTCCCACCAGGACAGATTACCGCTCTGCATCCATACGTAATGCATCAACAGGGGATTCCTCCTCCTTTACCATCACATGTTCCTCAATCTCATGTTGGGCAATTTCACTCAGTTCCGGTAGTGTCATCTCTTCAGCATTGGCCAAACCAACAG GCTGTAACAGAGGGTTCACAGATCTCTAGTCACAATCAGTACTCGTTGCAACCTCAATCAACCTTGCCAGGATCAGATTCCCAGGGATCAGATTCTCAGTATGATCACGAAGCAACTGTCAATGGCCAAACTCTTTGTTCTGATTACGGAGATGGCAATATGAACCAAGGAAGTGAAACTCAGGATCCAGTGGTTCCAGCTTCGAGTGAAGAGGAACAG GAACTTCAGTCTGTGGATAAGAATTACCTCTCCAGCATCCAGGCTCAGCAGACTCTGCATCAGATTTCTTCACAATTCAATGGTGCTTTAACATTGGATTCTCATGAACATGACAATGAGACAGAG GTGAAGAATGTCAACTCTTCAGCTAATTACATGTTAGAATCTCAAGGTTTAAGAATGGGGGAATTTAGTCCAAATGTCGATAAATCATCAGCCGAAATTCCATATGCTGCAAATAATTCAACTGAATCAGTGACAGATACCATGTCAGGCGCTGTATTAACTGAAACATATGTTGCTGGTGGACAGAAGAATGCATACACTGTTGTTAGACCAGGAGAGGTTATTCTCCTGGATGAAAAAGCATTGCTGGCTTGCATAGTCCGCACTATTCCACCTGGTTCTGGCGGTAGAATCAGGATTAGTTCTACG CTTCCTAATAGACTTGGTAAAATGCTTGCCCCATTGCACTGGCATGACTACAAAAAGAAGTATGGGAAACTTGATGAATTTGTTTCAAACCATCCTGAA TTATTTGTAATTGATGGAGACTTCATTCAACTTCGAGAAGGTGCTCAAGAAATTATAGCAGCCACAGCGGCTGCTGCTAAAGTGGCTGCTGCAGCTGCAGCACCATCGTCATACTCCTCTCTTTTGCCTCCTATTGCTGTCACCCCTATGCCTCAAAATCACCGTTTGAagagggtaccatcagttgaaccAGCATCTGAGAAGGCGATTTTCAAAGACTATGCTGTCATCAGACCAGCAAATCCTAATGATAACCATCAAAGTCAGATTTCTAATGGTGCCTCTTTCAACATTACTGGAGGCATCTCAAATGTTAAAATTTTGACAAAGCCTAGAGACCAGATGGAGCTAAACGCATCTGAATCGAGGGCTGCCTCATCTGTACGATTGACCAGCGGGAATGGAACCAATGCTGACAAAAATGACATGGGTAGCTCACAAAACAAGGTTTCATCTCATGGGAGGTCTGGTGTAAATTTAGTCAGTAAGCAGGGCAG GAATGTTGGGATTTCATCATGCTCTAGAAGATA A
- the LOC107789253 gene encoding uncharacterized protein LOC107789253 isoform X2, translating into MESSAAAGVAAARGVSLPVSSSSAQASRKEWRAVSEQSLRNSSSEEMDRSRLGQSDERLIYEQGREPIDVDFCSITIDGSSGNDILQRLHTVVKEKEELQQLEIELRAQLIARSEIMEIRNSFDAQMKEHANTNAKFQEQIHERDQKIYELERRMEEKERELHAIRLDNEAAWAKEDLLREQSKELQTYRRERDSTEAERAQHIKQIHELQEHFQEKERQFMELQEQNRIAQETILFKDEQIREAQAWITRVQEVDALQQAELRERAEQYNQLWLGCQRQFGEMERMHMHMQQLQLELAEARGGTYSDGSQVSKLNSKDASHLGQSNGSQLNASGSSTPGENTIGLQNGNVENGPSFTSTGNVSTQSDQVHGMAVAPTSLLGMTTYLPPGQITALHPYVMHQQGIPPPLPSHVPQSHVGQFHSVPVVSSLQHWPNQQAVTEGSQISSHNQYSLQPQSTLPGSDSQGSDSQYDHEATVNGQTLCSDYGDGNMNQGSETQDPVVPASSEEEQELQSVDKNYLSSIQAQQTLHQISSQFNGALTLDSHEHDNETEVKNVNSSANYMLESQGLRMGEFSPNVDKSSAEIPYAANNSTESVTDTMSGAVLTETYVAGGQKNAYTVVRPGEVILLDEKALLACIVRTIPPGSGGRIRISSTLPNRLGKMLAPLHWHDYKKKYGKLDEFVSNHPELFVIDGDFIQLREGAQEIIAATAAAAKVAAAAAAPSSYSSLLPPIAVTPMPQNHRLKRVPSVEPASEKAIFKDYAVIRPANPNDNHQSQISNGASFNITGGISNVKILTKPRDQMELNASESRAASSVRLTSGNGTNADKNDMGSSQNKVSSHGRSGVNLVSKQGRNVGISSCSRR; encoded by the exons ATGGAGTCCTCGGCAGCGGCTGGTGTCGCCGCCGCACGCGGCGTTTCTCTTCCTGTCTCCTCCTCGTCGGCTCAGGCTTCTCGCAAAGAGTGGCGTGCTGTCTCCGAGCAATCGCTTCGAAATTCCAGTAGCGAG GAAATGGACCGTTCTAGATTAGGTCAATCTGATGAGAGACTGATATACGAG CAAGGGAGAGAGCCGATTGACGTGGACTTCTGTTCAATTACTATTGATGGAAGTTCGGGCAATGATATTCTTCAGAGACTACATACTGtggtaaaagaaaaagaagagttgCAGCAACTTGAGATTGAACTACGGGCTCAGCTCATTGCAAGATCAGAGATTATGGAAATACGGAATAGTTTTGATGCTCAGATGAAAGAGCACGCCAATACCAATGCTAAGTTTCAG GAGCAAATACATGAAAGGGACCAGAAGATTTATGAGTTGGAGAGGAGGATGGAAGAGAAAGAAAGGGAACTGCATGCAATCAGACTGGACAATGAAGCG GCATGGGCAAAAGAGGATCTCCTTAGAGAACAAAGTAAAGAACTACAAACTTACAG GAGAGAGAGGGATAGCACTGAAGCCGAAAGAGCTCAGCATATTAAACAAATTCATGAACTCCAAGAGCATTTTCAAGAGAAGGAGCGCCAGTTCATGGAATTGCAGGAACAG AATAGGATAGCTCAGGAAACAATCCTTTTCAAAGATGAACAAATAAGGGAGGCCCAGGCTTGGATTACTCGTGTTCAAGAAGTCGATGCCTTGCAGCAAGCTGAATTACGGGAGCGCGCAGAGCAATATAACCAGCTTTGGCTTGGCTGTCAAAGACAG TTTGGTGAGATGGAGCGCATGCATATGCACATGCAGCAGCTCCAACTTGAATTGGCTGAGGCAAGAGGTGGAACTTACTCTGATGGTTCACAAGTCTCCAAACTGAATTCTAAAGATGCTAGTCATCTTGGGCAGAGCAATGGTAGCCAACTTAATGCTAGTGGAAGCAGTACACCTGGTGAAAATACGATAGGCCTGCAAAATGGAAATGTTGAAAATGGTCCATCTTTTACTTCAACTGGGAATGTGTCAACTCAG TCGGATCAAGTCCATGGTATGGCAGTTGCTCCTACGTCCTTGCTTGGGATGACAACCTACCTCCCACCAGGACAGATTACCGCTCTGCATCCATACGTAATGCATCAACAGGGGATTCCTCCTCCTTTACCATCACATGTTCCTCAATCTCATGTTGGGCAATTTCACTCAGTTCCGGTAGTGTCATCTCTTCAGCATTGGCCAAACCAACAG GCTGTAACAGAGGGTTCACAGATCTCTAGTCACAATCAGTACTCGTTGCAACCTCAATCAACCTTGCCAGGATCAGATTCCCAGGGATCAGATTCTCAGTATGATCACGAAGCAACTGTCAATGGCCAAACTCTTTGTTCTGATTACGGAGATGGCAATATGAACCAAGGAAGTGAAACTCAGGATCCAGTGGTTCCAGCTTCGAGTGAAGAGGAACAG GAACTTCAGTCTGTGGATAAGAATTACCTCTCCAGCATCCAGGCTCAGCAGACTCTGCATCAGATTTCTTCACAATTCAATGGTGCTTTAACATTGGATTCTCATGAACATGACAATGAGACAGAG GTGAAGAATGTCAACTCTTCAGCTAATTACATGTTAGAATCTCAAGGTTTAAGAATGGGGGAATTTAGTCCAAATGTCGATAAATCATCAGCCGAAATTCCATATGCTGCAAATAATTCAACTGAATCAGTGACAGATACCATGTCAGGCGCTGTATTAACTGAAACATATGTTGCTGGTGGACAGAAGAATGCATACACTGTTGTTAGACCAGGAGAGGTTATTCTCCTGGATGAAAAAGCATTGCTGGCTTGCATAGTCCGCACTATTCCACCTGGTTCTGGCGGTAGAATCAGGATTAGTTCTACG CTTCCTAATAGACTTGGTAAAATGCTTGCCCCATTGCACTGGCATGACTACAAAAAGAAGTATGGGAAACTTGATGAATTTGTTTCAAACCATCCTGAA TTATTTGTAATTGATGGAGACTTCATTCAACTTCGAGAAGGTGCTCAAGAAATTATAGCAGCCACAGCGGCTGCTGCTAAAGTGGCTGCTGCAGCTGCAGCACCATCGTCATACTCCTCTCTTTTGCCTCCTATTGCTGTCACCCCTATGCCTCAAAATCACCGTTTGAagagggtaccatcagttgaaccAGCATCTGAGAAGGCGATTTTCAAAGACTATGCTGTCATCAGACCAGCAAATCCTAATGATAACCATCAAAGTCAGATTTCTAATGGTGCCTCTTTCAACATTACTGGAGGCATCTCAAATGTTAAAATTTTGACAAAGCCTAGAGACCAGATGGAGCTAAACGCATCTGAATCGAGGGCTGCCTCATCTGTACGATTGACCAGCGGGAATGGAACCAATGCTGACAAAAATGACATGGGTAGCTCACAAAACAAGGTTTCATCTCATGGGAGGTCTGGTGTAAATTTAGTCAGTAAGCAGGGCAG GAATGTTGGGATTTCATCATGCTCTAGAAGATA A
- the LOC107789253 gene encoding uncharacterized protein LOC107789253 isoform X6 translates to MESSAAAGVAAARGVSLPVSSSSAQASRKEWRAVSEQSLRNSSSEQGREPIDVDFCSITIDGSSGNDILQRLHTVVKEKEELQQLEIELRAQLIARSEIMEIRNSFDAQMKEHANTNAKFQEQIHERDQKIYELERRMEEKERELHAIRLDNEAAWAKEDLLREQSKELQTYRRERDSTEAERAQHIKQIHELQEHFQEKERQFMELQEQNRIAQETILFKDEQIREAQAWITRVQEVDALQQAELRERAEQYNQLWLGCQRQFGEMERMHMHMQQLQLELAEARGGTYSDGSQVSKLNSKDASHLGQSNGSQLNASGSSTPGENTIGLQNGNVENGPSFTSTGNVSTQSDQVHGMAVAPTSLLGMTTYLPPGQITALHPYVMHQQGIPPPLPSHVPQSHVGQFHSVPVVSSLQHWPNQQAVTEGSQISSHNQYSLQPQSTLPGSDSQGSDSQYDHEATVNGQTLCSDYGDGNMNQGSETQDPVVPASSEEEQELQSVDKNYLSSIQAQQTLHQISSQFNGALTLDSHEHDNETEVKNVNSSANYMLESQGLRMGEFSPNVDKSSAEIPYAANNSTESVTDTMSGAVLTETYVAGGQKNAYTVVRPGEVILLDEKALLACIVRTIPPGSGGRIRISSTLPNRLGKMLAPLHWHDYKKKYGKLDEFVSNHPELFVIDGDFIQLREGAQEIIAATAAAAKVAAAAAAPSSYSSLLPPIAVTPMPQNHRLKRVPSVEPASEKAIFKDYAVIRPANPNDNHQSQISNGASFNITGGISNVKILTKPRDQMELNASESRAASSVRLTSGNGTNADKNDMGSSQNKVSSHGRSGVNLVSKQGRNVGISSCSRR, encoded by the exons ATGGAGTCCTCGGCAGCGGCTGGTGTCGCCGCCGCACGCGGCGTTTCTCTTCCTGTCTCCTCCTCGTCGGCTCAGGCTTCTCGCAAAGAGTGGCGTGCTGTCTCCGAGCAATCGCTTCGAAATTCCAGTAGCGAG CAAGGGAGAGAGCCGATTGACGTGGACTTCTGTTCAATTACTATTGATGGAAGTTCGGGCAATGATATTCTTCAGAGACTACATACTGtggtaaaagaaaaagaagagttgCAGCAACTTGAGATTGAACTACGGGCTCAGCTCATTGCAAGATCAGAGATTATGGAAATACGGAATAGTTTTGATGCTCAGATGAAAGAGCACGCCAATACCAATGCTAAGTTTCAG GAGCAAATACATGAAAGGGACCAGAAGATTTATGAGTTGGAGAGGAGGATGGAAGAGAAAGAAAGGGAACTGCATGCAATCAGACTGGACAATGAAGCG GCATGGGCAAAAGAGGATCTCCTTAGAGAACAAAGTAAAGAACTACAAACTTACAG GAGAGAGAGGGATAGCACTGAAGCCGAAAGAGCTCAGCATATTAAACAAATTCATGAACTCCAAGAGCATTTTCAAGAGAAGGAGCGCCAGTTCATGGAATTGCAGGAACAG AATAGGATAGCTCAGGAAACAATCCTTTTCAAAGATGAACAAATAAGGGAGGCCCAGGCTTGGATTACTCGTGTTCAAGAAGTCGATGCCTTGCAGCAAGCTGAATTACGGGAGCGCGCAGAGCAATATAACCAGCTTTGGCTTGGCTGTCAAAGACAG TTTGGTGAGATGGAGCGCATGCATATGCACATGCAGCAGCTCCAACTTGAATTGGCTGAGGCAAGAGGTGGAACTTACTCTGATGGTTCACAAGTCTCCAAACTGAATTCTAAAGATGCTAGTCATCTTGGGCAGAGCAATGGTAGCCAACTTAATGCTAGTGGAAGCAGTACACCTGGTGAAAATACGATAGGCCTGCAAAATGGAAATGTTGAAAATGGTCCATCTTTTACTTCAACTGGGAATGTGTCAACTCAG TCGGATCAAGTCCATGGTATGGCAGTTGCTCCTACGTCCTTGCTTGGGATGACAACCTACCTCCCACCAGGACAGATTACCGCTCTGCATCCATACGTAATGCATCAACAGGGGATTCCTCCTCCTTTACCATCACATGTTCCTCAATCTCATGTTGGGCAATTTCACTCAGTTCCGGTAGTGTCATCTCTTCAGCATTGGCCAAACCAACAG GCTGTAACAGAGGGTTCACAGATCTCTAGTCACAATCAGTACTCGTTGCAACCTCAATCAACCTTGCCAGGATCAGATTCCCAGGGATCAGATTCTCAGTATGATCACGAAGCAACTGTCAATGGCCAAACTCTTTGTTCTGATTACGGAGATGGCAATATGAACCAAGGAAGTGAAACTCAGGATCCAGTGGTTCCAGCTTCGAGTGAAGAGGAACAG GAACTTCAGTCTGTGGATAAGAATTACCTCTCCAGCATCCAGGCTCAGCAGACTCTGCATCAGATTTCTTCACAATTCAATGGTGCTTTAACATTGGATTCTCATGAACATGACAATGAGACAGAG GTGAAGAATGTCAACTCTTCAGCTAATTACATGTTAGAATCTCAAGGTTTAAGAATGGGGGAATTTAGTCCAAATGTCGATAAATCATCAGCCGAAATTCCATATGCTGCAAATAATTCAACTGAATCAGTGACAGATACCATGTCAGGCGCTGTATTAACTGAAACATATGTTGCTGGTGGACAGAAGAATGCATACACTGTTGTTAGACCAGGAGAGGTTATTCTCCTGGATGAAAAAGCATTGCTGGCTTGCATAGTCCGCACTATTCCACCTGGTTCTGGCGGTAGAATCAGGATTAGTTCTACG CTTCCTAATAGACTTGGTAAAATGCTTGCCCCATTGCACTGGCATGACTACAAAAAGAAGTATGGGAAACTTGATGAATTTGTTTCAAACCATCCTGAA TTATTTGTAATTGATGGAGACTTCATTCAACTTCGAGAAGGTGCTCAAGAAATTATAGCAGCCACAGCGGCTGCTGCTAAAGTGGCTGCTGCAGCTGCAGCACCATCGTCATACTCCTCTCTTTTGCCTCCTATTGCTGTCACCCCTATGCCTCAAAATCACCGTTTGAagagggtaccatcagttgaaccAGCATCTGAGAAGGCGATTTTCAAAGACTATGCTGTCATCAGACCAGCAAATCCTAATGATAACCATCAAAGTCAGATTTCTAATGGTGCCTCTTTCAACATTACTGGAGGCATCTCAAATGTTAAAATTTTGACAAAGCCTAGAGACCAGATGGAGCTAAACGCATCTGAATCGAGGGCTGCCTCATCTGTACGATTGACCAGCGGGAATGGAACCAATGCTGACAAAAATGACATGGGTAGCTCACAAAACAAGGTTTCATCTCATGGGAGGTCTGGTGTAAATTTAGTCAGTAAGCAGGGCAG GAATGTTGGGATTTCATCATGCTCTAGAAGATA A